A stretch of DNA from Montipora capricornis isolate CH-2021 chromosome 1, ASM3666992v2, whole genome shotgun sequence:
AAGGTTCTGTTGGATAAGTTTAGAAACTTTTGCAAGGAAATACCTGGACATGTATGTTTAAGGAACACTTCAGTAACTTTAATGTGCAGcaatgaaactgtttgaatctgtTGTTTTAATTACCTATAATGTGGACAAATTTCATATTTAAACGTCCCTTTGAAGCAACTTGTCTGATATCTTTTTGTACTCACTGGGTACAGGCAAGTCATTTATcgactgaaaaaaataaacttgcCCTGAGTAATTTGAGATTTGCCCGTCCAAAGAAAAAGATGTAAATAGCAGACTTTGGAAATGATTGATTGTAAAGTTGACTACTTGAAACTGGTCATTTCACTCTCTTAGATTTTCATGCAATTTAACCTCTTTTCTATTATGTACAGTGTATGCCAATAACAAGAACAGGATACTTTTTATGCTAGTACGTTGATTGATTACAAAACTTAAGCTGTActctgttgtaaataaaatcaacaGAATTTAATGGTTAATACAGTATTGCTGGTGCTCAAGATCCTAGGAAATTGTACATGGAAACCCCATTAAAACAGTGACTAAGTAAAGAGATCTGCCATGCCTCCCCTCTTTTCTTTTCCACTAAACAAGGGCTAACTCACCTGCCAAATTTCTTTATAGGGACAATCAAATAAAGTCAGCTCAAATCAGCCTTACACTGGGATTCTAGTCAAACTTTTGCTATACTACAATACTAGTTTTAACaattaaaatctatttttaacagCAATTTGGTAATAAGAAATCCTTTGTCTATGGATCTTATTTTACATAATTATAAGCAATGTCAAGTCCATTGTCATTTTCATGACTGATGAAAACTATTGATATATCACAACTGTTTAGCCGTTAAATGTCACTGGTCATCCTCCTCATCCTCCTGTCCAATTGGAGCATCAAGTAGAAGATTCTTTTTATGCTGCGCCCCCCAtttgttttaatcttcttcGTCTAGAGTAGACAAAGGATTGGCCATAATGTCTGGAAATGAATCGTGCTTCCTGTTAGGCACAGTGGTAAATGGTTTAAGTTCACGTAGATCCCTGCACACTTTGCCTTCATCTGTTGAAGAGGATTTGTGACTATGTGAGGAATGTTGGAAACCTCTGCCAACTTGCTGGTCAAAATTTTCCACAATCTTCCGTTGTCCCCCAGCAGCTCTGCTGGCACGGTCAATGGCTTTGTCAGTTTTGTTCGCACCCATTCCCCGTATCTCTTTCTTGATGTCTTTGTTCCTATTCTCTTGCAGAATGTCAATTTCAATGTTCTTTCCCGGCCCACCTTTCCAGTTTGCAGTTGCAGCCCAAATACACTGATGTGATTCTGCCTCTGAAAGTAATACTTCATTCTGCAAAATGTTTATGAACATCTCAATTGCATAGGCATTGAATCCAGGTAATGACTTGAATAGGGGCAGTAACTGTTTGTGCAGAGTTCCAAGTACCTTGCCATTTCCTTCCTTTACTGCATCCTTAAGATCAGCATAAACAAAAAAGTACTTCAGGAGACACATTGAGTAGTTTCTGACAAAAGCATCATTATCAGAGCTACCTTGTTCATCAATGTTAGGGCCTGGGGTGAGGAATTCATCAATTAATTTATCCAGAACAGAGTGGTAATAGCTCCTCTTGTTGTCTCCAACATCCAAGACATGATATGGGGGTCTGTTCCTGGTAGGACAATCATCCATGGTTTTCATATTGAAGAAATTCAGTAATGCCTCAATTGTAAAACACCGCCCAATGCTTAAAAACAATTGCTCGCAgtcttcaaagtgtttgacatcAATAGTTACATTTCTTCGTTGCAACTTTTCTCGAAAGAACCTCAATGTCCCTTTTTCACGGCCAGAATTCTTGTACAGCTTCTTAAAAATAAGCTACCAAAAATAACTATATTATAATCAAATTGGATGCATAACAAACACAGATGGTCTTGAGAAAATTGACTATTTAGTCTTTGCTGAAATCGGAGAAAATTGCATAACCCAGCCCCTTAAATTCACTTTCTAGTAACTGTTCAAAACATGTGAAGAGGATGAAGAATTCCAGTCCATAACAGTGATGGAAGCATTCATCCCTAATGACCaaacaaagaaatgacaaaTTGTTATGTCCTATTTGAAATCAAACATACAATATCTTGGAAGCAGTATTTTCATATGCTTGAATGAATTGAATTGCAGTCACCAAACTGCAACTTCATTCCCTATTTAATAATAAACAGAAAAGCAAGGgcatattaattttaataagtAGTAGTAGTGTCCCACAGcatgatgaaaaaaatgtctgGCAATAGAATACATGTTTCTATTACCAGTAGCATGAAAATACCACTGCCATAAACGCTTGAAAACAAGGCCCCCTTTCACCacagaaaaataacaaacacaTTAATATGGTGTTCTACCTTAAGGAAGCTTCTCTTAGTATGCCAGTCCACTATTCTGAATGGATACAGGTGATCCAATCTGTCTTGTGTGGCATCCTGCTCGCAAATCTTTCGCACCAGCCAATCTTACCCTTGTTAGCTGATCGCCATAACAAGGTATTTTAACATTCGCCAGAGGATCTTCAATCTGGGGCACAGGTGGTACATGCGAAGCTGGTTGATCCGGTCTAGCAGGAGGTCCAACAACTGGACCAGGTGGAACATGGTCTGGGTCTGTTGGAACACACAGGCCAGCCTTACTGTAGATTTCACGTTCCCAGAGCTCAAGCTGATCAAGCACATCAACAACCTCAGCATACTTCTTTTCATCTTTGAGGAGGACTGGAAGTGGTACCACAACTGATTTGGTATTCATCTCCTCATGATACACACAAGGTGTATGATCAGGGACAACATCCGTAAGAAAATCGAATGCTGGTAAGAAATCCACTAGGATTCGTCCAATTAACACTTTGTACCGCTCCCTTGTGCATTGTTTTCCCTCATCAGTGAGACTTAGGGTATCCTTGAGGTTGCAGTTTGCCAAATTCTTTTTTGGGCCAGTGTCTGGTAAGTGGCTAGAAGATACACGATCAAATACCAGGCTGGTGGCCACAGCATGGACACTTCGGTTTTGCTTGTCAGATCTCATGTCATGCACCTTGACGTCCCAATC
This window harbors:
- the LOC138051261 gene encoding uncharacterized protein; this translates as MNKDAVKEGNGKVLGTLHKQLLPLFKSLPGFNAYAIEMFINILQNEVLLSEAESHQCIWAATANWKGGPGKNIEIDILQENRNKDIKKEIRGMGANKTDKAIDRASRAAGGQRKIVENFDQQVGRGFQHSSHSHKSSSTDEGKVCRDLRELKPFTTVPNRKHDSFPDIMANPLSTLDEED